AAGATATGGAAGCAACAGATCTGGATGCACCTAATTATCAAAATGTAACGGTACATGACCCATCCGTTATCAAAGATGATGATACTTTTTATGTGTTTGGATCACATTTAATGTCCGCTAAATCAGATGATTTAATAGAGTGGGACCAAGTGTCTAATGGCGTACATGAAGGTAATGTACTAATACCAAATGCAGCTGAGGAAATGGAAGAAGCGCTAACTTGGGCTGAGACCGATACCTTTTGGGCTGCAGATGTCATTCAATTAGAAGATGGGAAATATTATATGTATTACAATGCCTGTAGAGGTGATTCACCTTTATCAGCAATGGGAATTGCCACATCTGATTCTATTGAAGGACCATATGAGGACCAAGGCATTATTTTGAAATCTGGTATGACCGAAGAGCTTAGTGAAGATGGTGATACTTATGATGGAACACAAGATCCAAATGTTGTTGATCCAGACGTATTTTACGATAAAGATGGTAAGCTTTGGATGGTCTATGGATCCTATTCAGGAGGGATTTTCATCTTGGAACTGGATGCAGCTACTGGAGAACCATTACCTGATCAAGGATATGGCAAAAAACTATTAGGTGGAAATCATAGTAGAATAGAAGCGCCATTTATGCAATACAACGCTGATACCGGCTATTACTACTTATTTCTATCTTATGGTGGCTTAGATGCCGTTGGTGGATATAATATGCGTGTCGCTCGTTCTGAAAACCCTGATGGTCCGTTTGTTGATGCAGAAGGAAAAGATATGATTGAAGCGAAAGGAGCAGCTGGAAGTTTCTTTGATGATGAAGCAGTTGCACCATATGGCGCTAAAATAATGGGTAACTTCACATTTTCTGAAGGAGATGGTTATGTATCTCCTGGTCATAACTCTACTTATTATGAAGAAGAAACAGATGAGTATTTCATTTATTTCCATACACGCTTTCCAGATCGTGGTGAAGAACATGAATTGCGTGTACACCAAATGTTCTTTAATGAAGACGGTTGGCCAGTTGTTGCTCCTCACCGCTATGGTGGCGAAGAAATAGAGACATATAGTGAGGATAAAGTAACGGGTAGTTATGAATATATTAATCATGGAAAAGATATATCCGAGTTCGCTAAATTATCAGAAGCAATAGAGTTAGAAGCAAATGGTGAGATTAGCGGTTCAGTTACAGGTGAATGGGAATTAGAAGGTAATCAGATAACGATTGTTATCGATGGCACAAGTTATGATGGTGTATTCCTTTCGCAGTGGAACCCATTTTCATCTGAACAAGTTATGACATTCTCGGCAATGTCTGATAACGGTGTTACAATCTGGGGTAGTCAAGCAATAGAATAAGTGAAAGAAAAGTGGTCTAGCGAAAAAGCTAGATCACTTTTTTACAATTATTTTAATAACTTTAAAGAATAATTGTAATTTTATGTTAAAATAAATGAGGAGTTTTGGACGATATTAGTATGTAAGTCTATTTAGTTTACTAAAGAAAGCGGGAATAGTATGAAATATATTGTACAATATCTGCTAGCATTAGTGGTAATTGTCTTTTCAACAGTGTTTACGTGGTATGAAGGAAGTGAAATAAGAAATAATACTTGGGAACGGAAGTATTCCGCTTTTTTTTCAAAGCTGTTTACTAATGAGCTTACAACAGGTGCTGATATATCACAATTAGATCATTTCATATATGCAGCTAAATTCAAACCACTATTTCCAACATTGCTAATAGTAAGCCTATCGTATGTTTTAATGCTAAGTGGCTATTTGTTATCAAAACAAAACAAGAGAAATCTGATTATAATTCAGTGTTCATTTGGAATCTTATATTTATTATTAGGACTAACAATATCTGACTCACCAACTTTAGGAGGAAAATACTTAACTACCGTCTTTATAATACTTTGCATTGCAAATTTTATAGTTGCAATAATGGTTTTTTTGAAATTAAAAAAGGATAGAAAGATAATATATTCATCGATCTGATTGTTGGAATTTCTTTGTAAACAGTTACTTAGTTTGATAAGTTTAAAAGAATGGTATATGATAAACAAGAAACGAACAAACGTTCTTTTTTAAGGGAGGAAAAAAGGATGAAAGCACTACTGGTTATTGACGTTCAAAATGGAATGTTTCAAGAAGGTAATAGCGTATATAAAGCTGAACGATTATTACAAAACTTAAAAAGTTTAATAGCAAAAGCACGCTATGCTAAAACACCTATTTTTTATATACAACATAATGCACCTGTTGGCAAGCCCTTAGAATATGGTACAAAAGGTTGGGAGATTCATTCTGAAGTCACGCCAAACACGGAAGATATAATCATTCAAAAAACTACTCCAGATTCATTTTTAAATACGTCTTTAGAAGCTGAATTGAAAAAACATAGGATTGAACATTTAATAATTGCAGGCATTCAAACAGAAGTTTGTATTGATACAACTTGCAGAAGAGCATTTAGTATGGATTACAAAGTCAGTTTAGCATCAGATGCACACAGTACTTGAGATTCACAAGACATCAACGCTAAACAAATCATAAATCATCATAACACCGTATTACGTTGGTTTGCAGATGTTTACTCAAGCAAAGATATTACTTTTGATAGTTGATTGTAAAGAAAATATACATACAAAGCTTTTTCAAGAGCGACGGCAACTAATGTGGCGGTCAATTAGAATGGATTAACTGTTTAGCATTCTTCCTCAAGTTATTCATCTCTAATTTTATATTTATTTTCACAAGTATAAAAGTTAAAAGTAATTTAAAATTTTTCTATATCAGTTACTACGTCTTTTAAAGTATCTATTGACTTAGCTATGTCTTCTTCATGGTCAAGACTATGATTAACCCCAGGAATTAATTTTGAAGTAATATTTTTATTTGTTCTTATTTTATTGAACTTTTCCTCTGTATAGAAACGATCTCTGTCACCCATAAAACACAAACCTTTGTTTTTGCTATCAACCATAGTTGTAAAAACCTCATCTAAATCTAATAGAGGTGTTTTAGCATTCTCGAAAATAGTTCTTTTCAATTCAGAACTCATTGCAATGGTTCCTATGGATTTACCAATAATATAAAAATTTATATACGAGTTAGTGTTGAGTATCTTATCTATGACTAATTTCGAATCACTTTTAACCGCTTCATATAATTCATTTTGAGAGAAATTGTTATAAAACGGATCACTATAAGAATAATTAACCGCTAAGATGTCTTTATTTTTATTGAAAAATACTCCAGTAGAATAATGAAAAATTGGACTGTTAGCCGTATAACCAGCACCTGGAAGTATTATCACTAAATCGTGTGAAGAATCAGTTTTTCCGTATAAAGTATAAGGTATATTCTTTCCTTTATAACCCTCGATACTTTCATTAATGTATTTCATTGTTATTCCTCCTTGTATAAAGTCAATATATCTTTGCACTTCCATTTTATCAGAGTTCCAAGAGTAAGCTATAAAGAAATTTTTTGGTAAATTTCTCTGTTAATACCCTTTCAAGCTACAAAATATGCTAAAGTAACTATAGAAGTAATGAGCGGAAAATGGTTTTTGGGGGAAAGTTATGAATAAGTTTCGGATTGTTTTTATTGGTCTATTATTAATTCTAATGATTGGCGTAATTGTGCCACTCGTATTAAGTGGTCAACCAGGTCAACAAGAAGCTAAAAATGATGTTGAAGAAGACGTTGAATTAAGTGATAGTAAAAGTGGAAAGACAATAAAATTAGCACAAGATATAAATAGAGGAATTGTTTTAAAAGAAACAATTGAGATTGAAGAGACTGAGAACGAAGAGGATGACTTAGAAGAGGAAAAAGAAGAAGAGCTGGCAGAGTTAGAATTAGATCAGACGGATGAAGATAGTACAGAAGTCGCGGAGGAATCAACGGTTGCAACACAAGATCAGACTAATTATAGTAGTAGCACTGGCGCTGGTTCTAACAATAGCTCTAGTTATTCTAGTACATCAAGTAATAGCACTGAAACAAAATCAGAAAGTGTAGCGACAAATAAAGAAACTACTAGTAAGACAGATGATGAAGATGAAAAGAAAAAAGAAGTGGCAGAAGAAGAAGCTAAAAAAGCAGAAGAAGAAGAAGAAGAAAAAATAGCAAAAGAAAAAGAAGCGAAAGAGGAAGCAGCACAAGCGGAGAAAGAAGCTGAGGAAAAAGAAAAAGCAGAACAAACACAAGAACAACAAGATTTAGAGGAACAAATTGAAAAAGAAGCAGAAGAGTTAGATGAAGAACCAAAAGGATAAAATACTTATAAGTAAAGCATGGGGTGCATTTCTCCATGCTTTTTTTATTTGATTAAAGCATATGAATTTAATGTTACATAAATATACGTTATAATTATATTATGTAACATAAGGTGGTGTGATAATATGCATACTGTACAACCAATAAAACGAATAGATCAACTAGAAGCAATGAAACAAATTTTACATAAACGCTCAAAACGTGATTATTGTTTATTTTTAATAGGTATTAATACAGGTATGCGAATCTATGATTTGATTAACATTCGTGTAGATCAAGTTATGAGTCAGGCAAATGAAATTCATCCTTATATACAAAAATCAAGCTATCTTGATCCACCTATTTATTTTAACCAATCTCTACAAGCATTAATTCATGAAGTAATAGAAAAGTCAGATCTTAAAAGAGAAGATTTTCTGTTTAAATCACGCAAATCAAAAGCTCCAATAACACGTCAACAAGCATATCGTATCATTCATTATGCGGCAGAAGAAGCTGGAATAGATGAACCAATTGGTATGCACACACTTCGAAAAACGTTCGGTTATCATGCTTATACAAATGGCATTGCAATCTCCCTTATAAAAAAACGTCTACAACATCAAACAACAACTGAAACTCGGCATTATCTCGGTATTTCAAAAATAGACAGTTCTGAAGTAAAACTTGATATTAATTTATAGAAAGGAGAAATAATTCATGATTAATGGAATTTTTCAGACAGACTCACTTATTTTATTATTCGCAACCTTATTTATCTTAGGTGTAGTTACTACCAAATTATCTTCTCGATTTGGTGTTCCAGCATTAGTATTATTTATTGTGATTGGGATGGTAATGGGTAGTGATATATTAGGACTTATTTATTTTGATAATGCGCAAACAGCACAAATAATTGGTGTGTTCGCTCTAATCATTATTTTATTTGAAGGTGGTTTACAAACAAATTGGAGTGATCTGAAACCAGTAATGAAGCCATCATTGTCATTAGCAACGCTCGGTGTCGTACTTACATCAGCGATTGTAGCGGTGGCTGCAAAATACATACTACAAATTGATTGGACTCTTGCAATGCTATTTGGGGCGATTGTTGGATCTACGGATGCGGCAGCAGTTTTTGCTGTATTAAAAGAACAACCGATAAAGAAGAGAATTGGAACAACACTTGAGGCCGAATCTGGATCAAATGACCCAATGGCTGTTTTCTTAACAGTTGCAATGATTGAATTAATAACGAATCCTAGTACAAATATTTTTTGGTTAATCATAACATTCTTTTTACAAATTGGTCTTGGACTACTTCTTGGCTTGTTATTAGGAAAAATTGCGGTCATGGCAATAAATAAGATTAACTTAGATTCAAGTGGTTTATACCCGATTTTTGCTATTTCTTTCGCACTATTAACATATGGTTTAACCTCTGCTTTAAATGGAAGTGGCTTGTTAGCTGTGTATGTATTAGCCATCGTTATGGGAAATGCTGAAATTGCCTATCGCTTTTCTGTATTCCGTTTCTCTGAAGGTTTTGCTTGGATGATGCAGATTCTAATGTTTGTTATTTTAGGATTACTCGTTTTCCCATCTGAACTATTTCAATGGAACATCATCTTCCAAGGTGTAACGTTATCGATTATTTTAATGCTGATTGCACGTCCAATTGCAGTGGCTATTTCAACTATCTCTATGCATTATACAAAGAAAGAACTAATCTTTTTATCATGGGCGGGTTTGAAAGGTGCAGTACCAATTGTTTTAGCAACCTTTCCTTTACTTGCTGGAGTGGAAGGTAGTCAGCAAATTTTCAATGTTGTCTTTTTTATTGTACTAACGAGCTGTCTTATTCAAGGGACGACAATAGCTCCTTTGGCCCAAAAATTAGGATTATTTGGTCCTAAGAAAACAACTCCGATTCATACGTTAGAGTTGATATCATTAGGAAAAGCTAATGCTGAAATGATTGAGTATGAAATAGAAGAAGATGCTGAAATTGTTGGTAAAACATTAAACGATATTTCCTTTCCGAAAGACACACTCGTGAATGCGATAATTAGAGAGGAACAGCTAGTTACACCAACAGGTGATACAGTAATTTCAGCTGGTGATTTTCTTTATATGCTAACATCCCGTTCAAGTAAAAAATCGTTACGATTGTTATTGAGAAGAAAATCTTAAACATCTAGTGAAATTATCGAAAAAGAATTATAAATAGCGTGTGCGTGTTTTTCCAAAATGTTCTATACTAGAGTAGTAAAAATCTTTAGGAAAAGGACTGATATCAATGGCACGTATTACATGTGATTTTTTTTCCGAAACACTTATGTTAAATACATCGATGACAGTAATTTTACCAGAGCAAACAGCTAATCAAATAGGCATGCAAAACAATAAAAGACAGGACCAAAAGCATCCAACGCTTTATCTATTGCATGGGCTTAGTGATGATCATACAATCTGGACGCGTCGTACTTCGATTGAACGTTATGTAGCTGAATTAGGAATAGCGGTAGTAATGCCAAATGTTGATCATAGTTTTTATACCGATATGACGTATGGCAAAAATTATTGGACATTTATATCAGAAGAGTTGCGTAGGATTGCGCGCTCGTTTTTTCCATTATCTGACAAACGAGAAGATAATTTTATTGCCGGATTATCTATGGGTGGTTATGGAGCAATGAAATGGGCTTTAAATAAACCGGATCAATTTGCAGCGGTAGCAACGTTATCTGGTGTATTAGATATTGCTAGTCATGTTGCTAATCAACAAGAACCTAATCCAATGGCTGCAACATTATATAACGCTTATGGAGACCAGGATTTAAAGAGAACGATGCATGATGTGTTGGATTTAATCAAGAAAATAGATGCCTCAGATGGTGAGAAACCTAAAATCTATCATGCGTGTGGCACAGAGGATTTCTTGTATAATGATAATTTACTATTTAAAGAAGTTTGTGATCAAACTGATTTAGATGTCGTTTCAACTTTTGATAGTGGTTCACATGAGTGGGGGTATTGGGATTATCATATCCAACGTGTATTGAAATGGTTACCTTTAAAATAATTTAATACATATAAACTTTTTATTAGCTGATCCAACTAGTTTATATGAGAGCGTCTAACTTATTAGTTAGATGCTTTTTTGGATATAATACCCAAAGGGCTTTCTTACATAAATAGACTAGAGAAAGAAGGGATACTGTTTGAAACAGATTTATAGCGACATGATTGAATTTAGAGGTTCTCATTATGATTTTGGTCTAATACAAGCGAAAGAATTAAAGGATTCTTTATATATTAAAAATCGTCTAAAACAGTGGAAAACAAGAAAACCGCGTTTTTCAATTGATATAGAGGAAGCAAAAACGGCGATTAAATCAATTTCACCAAAAATATGGTTTGAACTAGAAGGTCTTCGGGATGGTTTAGAATGGCCAATCGAAAAAGTTCTGCATGAATTTGGTGGATATCGGCTTGATTATGAACGTTCCGGTTGTTCTGTAATGACAGGTGATGGCTATCTTGTACGTAACTATGACTATCATCCAAAAACATATGATGGTCGTTTTGTCTTTTATCAACCTGTTGATAAAGGGTATGCGACGATGGGCGCGAGCCAGCGAATTACAGGTCGTTCTGACGGTATTAACGAAAAGGGCTTAGTGATGGGTTATAATTTTATGCACCGAAAAAAGCCAGGTGAAGGTTTTATTTGTGGTATGATTGGTCGTTTTGTTTTAGAAACATGTGCGACCGCCTTGGAAGCAATAGCGTTACTAAAAAAAATACCGCATCGCCATTCATTTAGCTATATTCTGTATGACAAGATTGGAAAAACATATGTTGTAGAAGCAACACCTCGTAATGTATTTGTTAGAGAATCAACAATATGTACCAATCATTTTAAGACAATGGAAGAGGAGAATCGTCATTATTTAGTTGATTCTAAACGGAGAGAAATGATACTTGCAAAAGAAGCGGATTCAGGATTAAGTGCAAAGCAAGCATTTCAGTTATTAAATGGTCGTCAGCGTGGAATTTTCTCGGATGAATATCGTAATTGGGCAGGAACGATACACACTACTGCTTACTTTCCAAATGATTTAAAGGTATGGATAGCACTTGGTGCTGATCAAGATCCAACAGAAGTAGACTTTGAAAAGTGGTTACAAGGGATAGTGCTGTCCATAAATCATGTTACAGGTGAGGTTGATACAGCTATACCATTTGCACATATGGATGAAGGAGCACATTGGCAACACAAAAAAAACGAACCAGATTAATCTGGTTCGTTTTTTATTTAATAGCTGTTATTAGTTTTTTTCAACGTTAGCAGCTTGTGGTCCACGGTTGCCTTCTTCGATGTCGAATGTTACAGTTTGACCCTCTTCAAGTGTCTTAAAGCCTTCGCCTTGAATTGCAGAGAAGTGAACGAATACATCGTCTTGTCCTTCTACTTCGATAAATCCAAAACCTTTGTCTGCGTTAAACCATTTTACTGTTCCTTGTGCCATATTACTTTTCCTCCTAGTGTGGATCGTCCACACAATGTATTACTATTCTTGCTCATGCATCAAAACGAAAACTTTCACGTTGCTAGTTACTTGAAGTGTTTTGTCGAACAAAATAGCTAAGTTCATTATAACAAGTGATTTTCCAAAAAGCAATGTTTTGTAAGAAAAAAATAAAAGGAATTTTTCAAAATACAAAGAAATTAATCTTTAATTGGCTATAATACTTGATAGATAGGACGATTGTATGTAGTATAGACAAAGGAGTTTTTTATTAATAAGGTTTAAAAGAGGGGTAACTATGAGCGATAAATATTCCATATATGGATTGACACAAGATAAGCTTACAGAGTGGCTAGTTGACCGTGGGCAAAAAAAGTTTCGGGCATCACAAGTTTGGGATTGGTTGTATAAAAAACGTGTGACAACGTTTGAAGCCATGACAAATCTTAATGAAGAAAGTATCGCTTTATTAAAAGCTAATTTTT
The nucleotide sequence above comes from Paraliobacillus zengyii. Encoded proteins:
- a CDS encoding glycoside hydrolase family 43 protein; the protein is MEATDLDAPNYQNVTVHDPSVIKDDDTFYVFGSHLMSAKSDDLIEWDQVSNGVHEGNVLIPNAAEEMEEALTWAETDTFWAADVIQLEDGKYYMYYNACRGDSPLSAMGIATSDSIEGPYEDQGIILKSGMTEELSEDGDTYDGTQDPNVVDPDVFYDKDGKLWMVYGSYSGGIFILELDAATGEPLPDQGYGKKLLGGNHSRIEAPFMQYNADTGYYYLFLSYGGLDAVGGYNMRVARSENPDGPFVDAEGKDMIEAKGAAGSFFDDEAVAPYGAKIMGNFTFSEGDGYVSPGHNSTYYEEETDEYFIYFHTRFPDRGEEHELRVHQMFFNEDGWPVVAPHRYGGEEIETYSEDKVTGSYEYINHGKDISEFAKLSEAIELEANGEISGSVTGEWELEGNQITIVIDGTSYDGVFLSQWNPFSSEQVMTFSAMSDNGVTIWGSQAIE
- a CDS encoding DUF4306 domain-containing protein translates to MKYIVQYLLALVVIVFSTVFTWYEGSEIRNNTWERKYSAFFSKLFTNELTTGADISQLDHFIYAAKFKPLFPTLLIVSLSYVLMLSGYLLSKQNKRNLIIIQCSFGILYLLLGLTISDSPTLGGKYLTTVFIILCIANFIVAIMVFLKLKKDRKIIYSSI
- a CDS encoding alpha/beta hydrolase, producing the protein MKYINESIEGYKGKNIPYTLYGKTDSSHDLVIILPGAGYTANSPIFHYSTGVFFNKNKDILAVNYSYSDPFYNNFSQNELYEAVKSDSKLVIDKILNTNSYINFYIIGKSIGTIAMSSELKRTIFENAKTPLLDLDEVFTTMVDSKNKGLCFMGDRDRFYTEEKFNKIRTNKNITSKLIPGVNHSLDHEEDIAKSIDTLKDVVTDIEKF
- a CDS encoding tyrosine-type recombinase/integrase → MHTVQPIKRIDQLEAMKQILHKRSKRDYCLFLIGINTGMRIYDLINIRVDQVMSQANEIHPYIQKSSYLDPPIYFNQSLQALIHEVIEKSDLKREDFLFKSRKSKAPITRQQAYRIIHYAAEEAGIDEPIGMHTLRKTFGYHAYTNGIAISLIKKRLQHQTTTETRHYLGISKIDSSEVKLDINL
- a CDS encoding potassium/proton antiporter, whose product is MINGIFQTDSLILLFATLFILGVVTTKLSSRFGVPALVLFIVIGMVMGSDILGLIYFDNAQTAQIIGVFALIIILFEGGLQTNWSDLKPVMKPSLSLATLGVVLTSAIVAVAAKYILQIDWTLAMLFGAIVGSTDAAAVFAVLKEQPIKKRIGTTLEAESGSNDPMAVFLTVAMIELITNPSTNIFWLIITFFLQIGLGLLLGLLLGKIAVMAINKINLDSSGLYPIFAISFALLTYGLTSALNGSGLLAVYVLAIVMGNAEIAYRFSVFRFSEGFAWMMQILMFVILGLLVFPSELFQWNIIFQGVTLSIILMLIARPIAVAISTISMHYTKKELIFLSWAGLKGAVPIVLATFPLLAGVEGSQQIFNVVFFIVLTSCLIQGTTIAPLAQKLGLFGPKKTTPIHTLELISLGKANAEMIEYEIEEDAEIVGKTLNDISFPKDTLVNAIIREEQLVTPTGDTVISAGDFLYMLTSRSSKKSLRLLLRRKS
- a CDS encoding alpha/beta hydrolase; its protein translation is MARITCDFFSETLMLNTSMTVILPEQTANQIGMQNNKRQDQKHPTLYLLHGLSDDHTIWTRRTSIERYVAELGIAVVMPNVDHSFYTDMTYGKNYWTFISEELRRIARSFFPLSDKREDNFIAGLSMGGYGAMKWALNKPDQFAAVATLSGVLDIASHVANQQEPNPMAATLYNAYGDQDLKRTMHDVLDLIKKIDASDGEKPKIYHACGTEDFLYNDNLLFKEVCDQTDLDVVSTFDSGSHEWGYWDYHIQRVLKWLPLK
- a CDS encoding C45 family autoproteolytic acyltransferase/hydolase gives rise to the protein MKQIYSDMIEFRGSHYDFGLIQAKELKDSLYIKNRLKQWKTRKPRFSIDIEEAKTAIKSISPKIWFELEGLRDGLEWPIEKVLHEFGGYRLDYERSGCSVMTGDGYLVRNYDYHPKTYDGRFVFYQPVDKGYATMGASQRITGRSDGINEKGLVMGYNFMHRKKPGEGFICGMIGRFVLETCATALEAIALLKKIPHRHSFSYILYDKIGKTYVVEATPRNVFVRESTICTNHFKTMEEENRHYLVDSKRREMILAKEADSGLSAKQAFQLLNGRQRGIFSDEYRNWAGTIHTTAYFPNDLKVWIALGADQDPTEVDFEKWLQGIVLSINHVTGEVDTAIPFAHMDEGAHWQHKKNEPD
- a CDS encoding cold-shock protein, coding for MAQGTVKWFNADKGFGFIEVEGQDDVFVHFSAIQGEGFKTLEEGQTVTFDIEEGNRGPQAANVEKN